Part of the Vibrio ishigakensis genome, ACTGACGCCTGACACTCGGCAAGCTGCTTTTTATAGCGAGGGTTAGACATAAATGTCACCTGCCCTGGCTGCGCCTTGTCCATAGCCGCCACAGAAGAGACAGTCGCCTCTGCATCACCGTGCAGGGTACCGCCTGTAATTTGTTCGAGTTGTTTTAGAGTCAGTGTTGTCATAGTCGATTACTTAAGCTCGTCGATAACTTTTTGAGATAGGTCTAGTTCAGGCTTAGCGTATTGAAGCGCTTGCGCGTCAACAACCATATCAATGCCTTCTTTCTCAGCTACTTTCGCTACTGCGTCTTGGATAGCCTTGAACAGTTTTTGCTTCTCTTGAGCTTCACGACGCTTGCCGTCACGCTCTAGAGATTGACCTTTTAGCTTGTACTCAGCCTCAAGACCAGCGATCTCGATTTGGATCTGACGAACACCATCATCACCTAGAAGCTCAGCATCACGACGTGCTTGATCAACCTTAGATTTGATCTTAGTTTCAAGAGCCTTTAGCTCAGCAGTGCGATCTTTAAACTCGTCTTGAAGGTTTTTCAGTACCGCTTCACGCTGTGGAAGCTCCTGGAAAATTTGTGCTGTATTCACATAGGCAACCTTCTGAGCGGCTTCAGCTGCGTGGGCAACCAACGAAGAACTCAGTACTACTAGGCTCAGGCCAGCTGCTTTGATCAGTTTTTTCAAAATTTTATCCTCAAGTTTTAGAAGGTTCTACCAATGGTGAAGGTAAAGACTTCCTCGTCATCGCCTTCATAGATTTCAATAGGAGTTGCCAACGAGAAGACCAGAGGTCCCATCGGTGACATCCACTGCACCGCCGCACCAACAGAGACACGGAATGCGAATGGATCAGAGTAGTCATAGTAGTACTCTGAACCCGGTAAGTTAGGGTCGATTGCTACGTCTTGGAACTCAGTGTCCCAAACACTTGCAGCATCAACAAATAGACTGGTTCGAATTTGGTTTCGAACGGCATCACTTGCAAATGGTGTTGGAACGATAAGCTCCATACTACCTAGCATGGTGGCGTTACCACCCGCTGATTCATCTGTTGCGGAGTAACATGGGTTGTTACCACCTACACCACCAGAACAGCCAGTCGGGTCATTGTAAACCGCTCTTGGACCAACTGAGTTCGAACCAAAGCCACGTAGAGTAGTGAAACCACCTGCGTAGAAGTTTTCATAGAATGGGAACAGGTTGTCGTTACCATCCGTTTTACCATAACCATTACCGTAACCTAGACGACCACGGAACAGAAGTGCAAAGCTCTGTTTCTGGTTCAATGGGAAGTATTGACGCGCATCGTACTGGATCTTGAAGTACTGTGCGTCTGAACCCGGAACCGTCACCTTAGTGGTTAGGCGTTGGTGGTTACCCGAAGTCGGGAAAATACCACGGTTCAGATTGTTGCGCGTCCAAGTCAGAGAAATATCAAAATCGTCTGTATCCAGAGTGTTATTCATCGGATCATAGTTATCACCCTGAGACTGCAGGAATTTCTCGATCTGAACATAAGGGTCAAGGTTGGACAGACTGTTGTGGGTATAACCTATACCTAGCTCGAAGAAGTTTAATTCATCGAATGGGAAACCCCAGGTTAGAGAGCCACCATAACTTTCGTTGGTATAGTCGACGATACCCGCTTCAGATGCCTCAAACATGTTGTAGAAGATCTTACCACCCAAACTCACACCATCTAGGTTCCAGTATGGGTCACGGTACTCAAGGCTCACGTTCTTCTGGTAGTCGTTCATCATAGCGTTGATACCAACGCGGTTACCCGTACCTAAGAAGTTGTCTTGTTGTAGACCTACCTGGAAGCTGATACCTGACTCAGTACCATAACCGACACCAAAGTTTACGCTACCTGAGTTGGCCTCTTTAACCGTGTAGATAACGTCTACTTGGTCAGTGGTGCCAGGAACACGTGCAGTTTGAACATCTACAGTCTCAAAGAAACCCAGACGGTTTAGACGGGTTTTACCTGTCTCAAGAGAGCGAGAGTTCAGCCATGAGCCTTCCATCTGACGCATCTCACGACGCAGCACTTCATCTTTAGTAGTGTTGTTACCTACAAAGCGGATATCACGCACATAGATACGCGCACCGGGTTCAACATTCACTACCAGAGATACAGTATTGTTCTCGTCATCGAATTCAGGGATGGTGCGAACTTCTGGGTAGGCGTAGCCTGATTCACCCAAAACGCGCTTGATGGATTCTTCCATCGCAGTTACCGAAGCACCGCTGTAGACATCGCCCTTTTCAAATGGGTTCATGCCTTCGAATTCTTCGCGTTTACCGATCAGCTCGCCGCGAACCTCTACATTCTCAACCTTGTACTGCTCACCCTCGTCTAGGAATAGCGTGATATACACACCCTTCTTATCTGGAGAGATCGCAACCTGGCTAGAGTCCACCTTGAACTTCAAGTAACCACGGTCAAGGTAGTAAGACTTCAACGCTTCAAGGTCACCCGCTAGAACCTGTTTCTGATATTTATCATCAGCAAGGAAGTTCCACCAAGGCACGTCTACGTTTAGGTTGAAGCGGGAAAGGAGGTCAGAATCGGTAAACACCTCGTTGCCAATGAAGTTGATCTGCTTGATTTTTGCAGATACGCCCTCAGAGAAGACAAACTTAAGGTCAGAACGGTTACGAGGAAGTGGCGTAACTACAGCTTGTACAGAAGCGTTGTACTTACCCACACTGTAATAGAAGTCCTCAAGACCTTTTTCGATAGTGCTAAGAGCAGTACGGTCTAGGGCTTCACCCACACGTACACCTGAAGAGTTAAGGTTCTGACTTAACTGCTCTTCTTCGATAGCCTTGTTACCGGAAAACGAGATACTAGCAATCGTTGGGCGCTCTTTTACACGCACCACAAGCACATTGCCATCACGCAATACCTTTACATCTTCGTAGTTACCCGATTGATACAGGGATTTGATGATCTCGGAGACATCCTTTGAGCCTACGTTATCACCCACACGAACTGGCATTTCAAGCAAAGCTGCACCCAGTGCAACACGTTGAAGGCCTTCAATTTTAATATCTTCTACTACGAAGTTTCCCGCAGCGTGCGCTGCACTACTGCCTAGAAGTAACGCGGTAAGCAGTAAACGTTTTAACGACATATCGACTACTAATTTCCTATCAAAACACGCTGTCGCTTAAATTACAGGCGCATAAAATCGTTTAAGATCGCAATAGACATCAAAGCAAAGATGATCGCGCCCCCAACTCGGTACCCCATATCTTGGATTTTTTCTGGTACCGGACGACGAATCACAGCCTCGACTGCGAAAAACATCAGATGCCCACCATCCAAAATTGGCAAAGGCATCAGGTTAATAATTCCTAAGTTAATACTGATCAGGGCCAAAAATCCTAAGAAATAGGCAATACCATAATCAGCTGTGGCTCCCGCTCCCTTGGCTATAGAGATAGGGCCGCTCAAGTTATTCAAGCCAACATCACCTGTTACCAGCTTCTTCAGCATGGTTAGGGTTAGACCAATAACCTGTTTTGTTTTTTCTGCTGCTTTGCCGATAGCTTCTATCGGGCCAAAACGCAGGTCAAAGCGATAATCAGCCGGCCACTCATCCACAGTTGGTGAGATGCCAGCAAAGCCCATTGCGCCATTTCGGCCTTTGCGCTCACCCGGAATCAAAGTCAAACGCTCAACGGAGCCATTTCTATCCACTGCCAGCTCTAAAGAGCGCCCCGGATTATCGCGGATAATGGTGGCAAACTCTTGCCACTGTGTCACAGACTCGCCATTTACTGACAAAATCGTGTCACCAACCTCAAGGCCAGCCTGATCTGCTGCCCCCCCCTCTTGCACCGTAGCAAGGGTCAGATAAATCTCAGGTGAATAGGGTCTAAAGCCAAGGGTCGACATTGCCGATTCGGTTTCAGGGTCAAACGACCACTCACGCAAATCCAGCGTATATTGCTTCTCAAGCCCAAGCTCATCTGGCGAGGTTAGGGTCATGGTCATGCTATCGTCGCCAATCTTGGCTACCAGCCCCATGTTGACCGACTCCCAATCTGCGGTTTTGACGCCGTTCACCGACGTTAGTTCCATGCCTGGCAAAATTCCTGCTTCGGCAACTATAGAGTTGGGCGTTACGTCACCAATTACTGGTTTAACCGCTGGAATACCAATCAAAAAGACCAGCCAATAAGCAACTATAGCGAATAAAAAGTTGGCGATTGGACCGGCAGCGACAATAGCACTGCGTTGAGAGAGAGATTTTTGGTCAAAGGCGAGGTGTTTTTCATGCTCAGCCACTTCATCAACTCGACCATCGAGCATCTTGACGTAGCCACCAAGCGGAATCACAGAAATGGAGTACTCGGTTCCGTCTTTACCTATCTTGTTCCAGATAGATTTACCAAAACCGATAGAGAATTTGTGTACCTTTACACCGCATTTACGGGCGACCCAAAAATGGCCGTACTCATGCACTGCAACCAAAATGCCAAGGGCGACAACAAATGCCGCAAAGTTCCATAATACGGAAGTCATAGGATCCACCCTTAACTTAGATGCTCTCTCGCTAAAATTCGCGCCATTCTATCTAGCTCAATCAAGCTTTCCAAGCTATCCAATTCTCTGGCGTGCTCAGTTGCACAAACCTTGTTCATTACCGCTGCATTTACCTTGGCGATATCGGTAAATGCAATCTGACGTCCCAAGAATGCCTCAACGGCAATCTCATTGGCTGCATTTAGCGCTGTCGTTGCGTGCTGACCACTATAACAAGCTTCAATTGCTAGTTCCAAGCAAGGATAACGGGAGAAATCAGGCTGCATAAAGGTCAGTTCACCCACTTGGGTAAAATCAAGCGCCTTAACTCCCGCTTGTACGCGCTCTGGGTAAGAAAGCGTTAATGCGATCGGGGTGCACATATCTGGCTCACCCATCTGCGCAAGCGTTGAGCCATCCTTATACTGAACCATAGAGTGAATCACCGACTGTGGGTGCACCACCACCTTTAGTTGTTCGCGGTTAGTATTGAACAGCCAACGTGCCTCAACGTACTCAAGGCCCTTGTTCATCATAGTCGCAGAGTCTACAGAGATCTTAGGCCCCATAGACCAGTTTGGATGTGCAATGGCTTGTTCAGGGGTAACGCTTGCTAGCTCTTCAATCGCAGAGTAGCGGAATGGGCCACCAGAACCTGTGAGTAGAATGCGCTCTACCCCTGCATCAGTTAGACTACAGTGCCCTAGATTAGTTTGAACTGATTCTGGCAAGCACTGAAAGATGGCATTGTGTTCGCTATCTACTGGCATAAGCTCAGCGCCATATTGCTTAACAGCATCAACAAACAGCTGACCAGACATCACCAAAGCTTCTTTGTTAGCGAGCAATACACGCTTGCCTGCTTGCACCGCCGCCATGGTAGAAAGAAGACCAGCAGCACCAACAATAGCCGCCATCACCATATCCACCTCTGGTGCAGAGGCGATAAAGCACATGCCCTCATCACCAGAGAGAACACGTGTCTTCAAACCGATTGAAGCAAGTTCATTGCGCAGGGCTAAGGCAGCTGCATCGTCAGCCATTACCGCATATTCAGGTTGCCATTGACGGCACAGCTGCACCATCTTCTGTACGTTGCTGCCAGCACCAAGGGCAAAAACCTGATAGCGATCAGGATTTTGCGTTACAACCTTAAGGGTACTTGTGCCTATAGAGCCTGTAGCTCCAAGGATGGAGAGTCTTTGCATATCGAATCAGACCGTTACTACTGCAACATAAAGTAAAGCACAGTAAATACAGGGAAGGCAGCTGTTAGGCTATCGATACGGTCTAAAACGCCGCCATGGCCAGGAATGATGTTACTGCTATCTTTGATGCCAGCAACGCGCTTGAACATGCTTTCAACCAGATCACCTAATACTGAAATCACCACAGTCACTAGGGTGAGCAGCATCATTAGCCAAGGGGTTGAAAACTCCAATCCGAACCAATGGGTTAAGCCCCAGCCGATAAGCATGGCTACAATAATACCGCCAATCAGACCTTCAATGGTCTTGTTCGGGCTCACGCTAGGTGCCATCTTATGCTTGCCGAAGCGACGACCTGCGAAATAAGCGCCACTGTCTGCAGCCCAAACTAGAGCACATACGTACATCACAAGCTTGGCACCGTAGTAAAAGTCAGTATCGATATCGATAGCGCGCAGGGCTGCAATGCTCCAGAAGAAAGGAACCAGAGTCAGTACGCCAAATACAAAACGCAGTAGGTCTGAATCTTTCCAGGCTGGAGTAGATTTCGGGTAGGTGATCGCTAGTGCACTTGCCACCAGCCACCATATAGCGCCTGCGACTACGATTATTAGCAGCGCACCACTAAGTTCAGAAAGCTTTAATGTGCTTTCTGGGATGAATAGGAACGGGATTAAAAAACTGGCAAATAGCAGGACCATCTTTTGCGCTCGGGTACCCATCTCAACAAACTGGGTCCATTCCCACAGTCCTAGCAGGGTGATAAATCCGAGCATTAACATAAAGCCCGTTAGCGGCAGCATAAATACCCCAAGGATAACTAGGGGCGCAAGAATCAGTGCCGTGATAATGCGTTGCTTCAAAAGACTTTCCTTATTTTTGATCCATTAGTGCTTTGATCTGCTCTCCGGTGCAACCAAAGCGGCGCTCACGATTCACAAACCATGAGATCGCCTCAGAGAGGGTATCCTCATCAAAATCTGGCCAATGCGTTTCACAGAAGTAGAACTCCGCATAAGCCACCTGCCACAACAAGAAGTTGCTTAAACGTGACTCACCGCTGGTGCGAATCAGCAGGTCCACCTCAGGTAGATCGGACAGGCTAAGTGCGCCTGACATCAGCTGTTCGTTGATATCACTAGGCTGGATTTCACCCTTGGCCACTTGCTGTGCCAGTGACTGAGTTGCCTGAACGATATCCCACTTGCCGCCATAGTTAGCCGCAACGTTAATCACCAAGCCTTGGTTGTTCTTGGTCAGCTCCTCTGCCTCAGCGATTTTTTCCTGAAGTTTAGGAGAAAAACGGCTCTTATCACCAATGATTCTTAGCTTAAGGTCGTTTTTGTGCAGTCGCTTTACTTCTTTAGAAAGCAAAGTGATGAAGAGATCCATTAGCAAGCTAACTTCTTCCTCTGGACGACGCCAGTTTTCGCTACTAAATGCGAAAAAAGTTACCGCTTTAACCCCAAGTTTTGCTGCTGCAGTAATGGTTTTTCTTACCGCATTAACCCCTTTTTTATGGCCGAATACACGCGGCTTACCCTGAGCTTTAGCCCAGCGACCGTTACCGTCCATAATGAAGGCAATATGTTGCGGAAGCGCAGCATTGGAGAGAGGAATGTCAGACATAAAAGATCAATAAAATGAAACAGGTGGGAGATAATAGCAGAAAAAAACGCTGCACAGTAGGGCAGCGTTTTGTATCTACAAGAGGCGGAAATATTAAACTTCCATCAGCTCTTTTTCTTTAGCACCAAGTACTTCGTCTACTTTCTTAACAGCAGCGTCAGTTAGTTTTTGAACTTCGTCTTGTGCTTTACGATCTTCATCTTCAGAGATTTCTTTATCTTTTAGAAGCGCTTTAAAGTCGCTGTTTGCGTCACGACGGATGTTACGGATAGCAACACGAGCGCCTTCAGCTTCACCACGAACGATCTTAACTAGGTCTTTACGACGCTCTTCCGTTAGCGGTGGAAGTGGAACGCGGATTACAGTGCCAGCAGACATTGGGTTTAGACCTAGGTCAGACTGCATGATTGCTTTTTCAACTTTAGGAGCAAGCTCTTTGTCGAATACTGTGATAGCAAGAGTACGTGCGTCTTCTGCGATTACGTTAGCTACTTGGTTTAGAGGCGTTGGTGCGCCGTAGTACTCAACCGAGATACCAGAAAGTAGGCTCGGGTGTGCACGACCAGTACGTACTTTAGAAAGAGTGGTTTTTAGTGCTTCAACGCTTTTTTCCATGCGCTGCTGAGCATCTTGTTGGATTTCGTTAATCACGATGTCACCTATAATTATTTTTGATTTGGGTCTTGATTCGCGGAATTATGCTTCGGTGATCAAGGTACCTTCAGATTCGCCCATCACTACACGACGTAGCGCACCTGGTTTATTCATGTTAAACACGCGGATCGGCATTTTGTGGTCACGCGCTAGTGTGAATGCAGCAAGGTCCATAACTTTTAGCTCTTGCTCTAGCACAGCATTGTACGACAAGTTTGAGTAAAGTTCAGCGTCTGGGTTCTTCACAGGGTCAGCATTGTATACGCCGTCAACTTTTGTTGCTTTTAGAACAACGTCAGCTTCGATTTCGATACCACGTAGACATGCAGCAGAGTCAGTTGTGAAGAATGGGTTACCTGTACCTGCAGAGAAGATAACTACACGGCCTTGACGAAGTTCACGGATAGCGTCTGCCCAGTTGTAGTCGTCACACACACCCTTAAGAGGGATAGCTGACATTACACGTGCGTTTACGTAAGCACGGTGCAGTGCGTCACGCATTGCTAGGCCGTTCATTACTGTTGCTAGCATACCCATGTGGTCACCCACTACGCGGTTCATACCTGCTTCAGCCAGACCTGCGCCGCGGAAAAGGTTACCACCACCGATAACAACACCCACTTCTACGCCAAGTTCTACAAGCTCCTTAACTTCCTGGGCCATACGATCCAAGATCGCTGGATCGATGCCGAAGCCTTCATCACCTTGAAGTGCTTCACCACTCAGTTTTAACAAAATACGCTGATACGCCGGTTTTGGGTTTGTAGTCATGGAGTATACCTACCAAGTCAGTTTGTCGATTAACAGTCGTGAATAGAGACTAGAATCAAGCTTTAAGCCGTAAGCCTTCAGCTGTCTGATAGCTGATAGCTGATAGCTGATAGCTGATAGCTTTTTAGTCTACATTCAGCACTGCTAAATTTGGATACCCTTTCATAAAAAGACCGTAGCAATTGCCACGGTCTCTATGTGTTCGCTTAAGGCTAATGATTAACCTTTTTGCGCTGCAGCAACTTCGTCAGCGAAGCTCATTTCTTCGCCTTTGTCGATACCTTCACCTACTACTAGGCAAACGAAAGAAGAAACTGATGCGCCACGCTCTTTAAGGATTTCGCCTACAGATTTCTTAGGCTCCATTACGAACGCTTGGCCAGTTAGAGAGATTTCGCCAGTGAACTTCTTCATGCGGCCGATAACCATCTTTTCAGCGATTTCAGCAGGCTTGCCTTCGTTCATTGCGATCTCAACTTGAACCGCTTTCTCTTTCTCAACTACGTCAGCTGGTACGTCTTCTGGGTTAACGAACTCAGGACGAGATGCAGCAACGTGCATTGCAACGTGCTTAAGAGTTTCTGCGTCGCCTTCACCAGCAACAACAACACCGATCTTCTCACCGTGACGGTAAGCAGCAAGTGCAGTACCTTCAACGTACTGTACGCGACGGATGTTTACGTTCTCACCGATTTTAGCTACTAGAGCAACACGAGTTTCTTCGAATTTCTCTTTTAGCTCTTCAACAGAAGCTTTAGAAGCTAGAGCAGCAGCAGCAACTTCTTCAGCGAAAGCTGTGAAGTTTTCATCTTTAGCAACGAAGTCAGTTTGGCAGTTAACTTCAAGAAGAACAGCAACACCGTTTTCTTCTTTGATGATGATTGCACCTTCAGCAGCTACGTTACCTGCTTTCTTAGCAGCTTTAGCAGCACCAGATTTACGCATGTTTTCGATTGCTAGTTCGATGTCGCCGTTAGTTTCGTTCAGCGCCTTCTTACAGTCCATCATGCCTGCGCCAGTGCGGTCGCGCAGTTCTTTTACTAGAGCAGCAGTTACAGCCATTCTCTAATTCCTCAGTTGATTCAAAAAGGTAAAATTCAGGGGCCTAAATTGGGCCCCTGATGCATACTAGCACTTAGTTTATATTGTATGTCGTATTCCGACAAACTAAGTGTGGCTAGGAGCCGCTATTACTCAGCTTCTTCTACGAAACCGTCTTTGTCAGCAGCAGTAGCAACGTCTTTGTTGCGACCTTCAGTTACAGCTGAAGCAGCAGCGTTTAGGTAAAGTTGTACAGCGCGGATAGCGTCGTCGTTACCTGGGATGATGTAATCAACACCGTCAGGATCAGAGTTAGTATCAACAACAGCGTATACTGGGATACCTAGGTTGTTAGCTTCTTTAACTGCAATGTGCTCGTGATCAGCATCGATTACGAATAGAGCGTCTGGTAGGCCGCCCATGTCTTTGATACCACCAAGAGATTTCTCTAGCTTCTCCATTTCGCGAGTACGCATTAGAGCTTCTTTCTTAGTTAGCTTCTCAAAAGTACCGTCTTGAGCTTGAGCTTCTAGGTCTTTTAGACGCTTGATAGACTGACGAACAGTTTTGTAGTTTGTTAGCATACCGCCCAACCAGCGGTTGTT contains:
- a CDS encoding OmpH family outer membrane protein gives rise to the protein MKKLIKAAGLSLVVLSSSLVAHAAEAAQKVAYVNTAQIFQELPQREAVLKNLQDEFKDRTAELKALETKIKSKVDQARRDAELLGDDGVRQIQIEIAGLEAEYKLKGQSLERDGKRREAQEKQKLFKAIQDAVAKVAEKEGIDMVVDAQALQYAKPELDLSQKVIDELK
- the bamA gene encoding outer membrane protein assembly factor BamA, with product MSLKRLLLTALLLGSSAAHAAGNFVVEDIKIEGLQRVALGAALLEMPVRVGDNVGSKDVSEIIKSLYQSGNYEDVKVLRDGNVLVVRVKERPTIASISFSGNKAIEEEQLSQNLNSSGVRVGEALDRTALSTIEKGLEDFYYSVGKYNASVQAVVTPLPRNRSDLKFVFSEGVSAKIKQINFIGNEVFTDSDLLSRFNLNVDVPWWNFLADDKYQKQVLAGDLEALKSYYLDRGYLKFKVDSSQVAISPDKKGVYITLFLDEGEQYKVENVEVRGELIGKREEFEGMNPFEKGDVYSGASVTAMEESIKRVLGESGYAYPEVRTIPEFDDENNTVSLVVNVEPGARIYVRDIRFVGNNTTKDEVLRREMRQMEGSWLNSRSLETGKTRLNRLGFFETVDVQTARVPGTTDQVDVIYTVKEANSGSVNFGVGYGTESGISFQVGLQQDNFLGTGNRVGINAMMNDYQKNVSLEYRDPYWNLDGVSLGGKIFYNMFEASEAGIVDYTNESYGGSLTWGFPFDELNFFELGIGYTHNSLSNLDPYVQIEKFLQSQGDNYDPMNNTLDTDDFDISLTWTRNNLNRGIFPTSGNHQRLTTKVTVPGSDAQYFKIQYDARQYFPLNQKQSFALLFRGRLGYGNGYGKTDGNDNLFPFYENFYAGGFTTLRGFGSNSVGPRAVYNDPTGCSGGVGGNNPCYSATDESAGGNATMLGSMELIVPTPFASDAVRNQIRTSLFVDAASVWDTEFQDVAIDPNLPGSEYYYDYSDPFAFRVSVGAAVQWMSPMGPLVFSLATPIEIYEGDDEEVFTFTIGRTF
- the rseP gene encoding sigma E protease regulator RseP is translated as MTSVLWNFAAFVVALGILVAVHEYGHFWVARKCGVKVHKFSIGFGKSIWNKIGKDGTEYSISVIPLGGYVKMLDGRVDEVAEHEKHLAFDQKSLSQRSAIVAAGPIANFLFAIVAYWLVFLIGIPAVKPVIGDVTPNSIVAEAGILPGMELTSVNGVKTADWESVNMGLVAKIGDDSMTMTLTSPDELGLEKQYTLDLREWSFDPETESAMSTLGFRPYSPEIYLTLATVQEGGAADQAGLEVGDTILSVNGESVTQWQEFATIIRDNPGRSLELAVDRNGSVERLTLIPGERKGRNGAMGFAGISPTVDEWPADYRFDLRFGPIEAIGKAAEKTKQVIGLTLTMLKKLVTGDVGLNNLSGPISIAKGAGATADYGIAYFLGFLALISINLGIINLMPLPILDGGHLMFFAVEAVIRRPVPEKIQDMGYRVGGAIIFALMSIAILNDFMRL
- the ispC gene encoding 1-deoxy-D-xylulose-5-phosphate reductoisomerase yields the protein MQRLSILGATGSIGTSTLKVVTQNPDRYQVFALGAGSNVQKMVQLCRQWQPEYAVMADDAAALALRNELASIGLKTRVLSGDEGMCFIASAPEVDMVMAAIVGAAGLLSTMAAVQAGKRVLLANKEALVMSGQLFVDAVKQYGAELMPVDSEHNAIFQCLPESVQTNLGHCSLTDAGVERILLTGSGGPFRYSAIEELASVTPEQAIAHPNWSMGPKISVDSATMMNKGLEYVEARWLFNTNREQLKVVVHPQSVIHSMVQYKDGSTLAQMGEPDMCTPIALTLSYPERVQAGVKALDFTQVGELTFMQPDFSRYPCLELAIEACYSGQHATTALNAANEIAVEAFLGRQIAFTDIAKVNAAVMNKVCATEHARELDSLESLIELDRMARILAREHLS
- a CDS encoding phosphatidate cytidylyltransferase, producing the protein MKQRIITALILAPLVILGVFMLPLTGFMLMLGFITLLGLWEWTQFVEMGTRAQKMVLLFASFLIPFLFIPESTLKLSELSGALLIIVVAGAIWWLVASALAITYPKSTPAWKDSDLLRFVFGVLTLVPFFWSIAALRAIDIDTDFYYGAKLVMYVCALVWAADSGAYFAGRRFGKHKMAPSVSPNKTIEGLIGGIIVAMLIGWGLTHWFGLEFSTPWLMMLLTLVTVVISVLGDLVESMFKRVAGIKDSSNIIPGHGGVLDRIDSLTAAFPVFTVLYFMLQ
- a CDS encoding isoprenyl transferase, with product MSDIPLSNAALPQHIAFIMDGNGRWAKAQGKPRVFGHKKGVNAVRKTITAAAKLGVKAVTFFAFSSENWRRPEEEVSLLMDLFITLLSKEVKRLHKNDLKLRIIGDKSRFSPKLQEKIAEAEELTKNNQGLVINVAANYGGKWDIVQATQSLAQQVAKGEIQPSDINEQLMSGALSLSDLPEVDLLIRTSGESRLSNFLLWQVAYAEFYFCETHWPDFDEDTLSEAISWFVNRERRFGCTGEQIKALMDQK
- the frr gene encoding ribosome recycling factor; translation: MINEIQQDAQQRMEKSVEALKTTLSKVRTGRAHPSLLSGISVEYYGAPTPLNQVANVIAEDARTLAITVFDKELAPKVEKAIMQSDLGLNPMSAGTVIRVPLPPLTEERRKDLVKIVRGEAEGARVAIRNIRRDANSDFKALLKDKEISEDEDRKAQDEVQKLTDAAVKKVDEVLGAKEKELMEV
- the pyrH gene encoding UMP kinase translates to MTTNPKPAYQRILLKLSGEALQGDEGFGIDPAILDRMAQEVKELVELGVEVGVVIGGGNLFRGAGLAEAGMNRVVGDHMGMLATVMNGLAMRDALHRAYVNARVMSAIPLKGVCDDYNWADAIRELRQGRVVIFSAGTGNPFFTTDSAACLRGIEIEADVVLKATKVDGVYNADPVKNPDAELYSNLSYNAVLEQELKVMDLAAFTLARDHKMPIRVFNMNKPGALRRVVMGESEGTLITEA
- the tsf gene encoding translation elongation factor Ts, coding for MAVTAALVKELRDRTGAGMMDCKKALNETNGDIELAIENMRKSGAAKAAKKAGNVAAEGAIIIKEENGVAVLLEVNCQTDFVAKDENFTAFAEEVAAAALASKASVEELKEKFEETRVALVAKIGENVNIRRVQYVEGTALAAYRHGEKIGVVVAGEGDAETLKHVAMHVAASRPEFVNPEDVPADVVEKEKAVQVEIAMNEGKPAEIAEKMVIGRMKKFTGEISLTGQAFVMEPKKSVGEILKERGASVSSFVCLVVGEGIDKGEEMSFADEVAAAQKG
- the rpsB gene encoding 30S ribosomal protein S2 — encoded protein: MATVSMRDMLKAGVHFGHQTRYWNPKMKPFIFGARNKVHIINLEKTVPMFNEALAEIAKVGEKKGKVLFVGTKRAASEAVKEAAIASNQFYVNNRWLGGMLTNYKTVRQSIKRLKDLEAQAQDGTFEKLTKKEALMRTREMEKLEKSLGGIKDMGGLPDALFVIDADHEHIAVKEANNLGIPVYAVVDTNSDPDGVDYIIPGNDDAIRAVQLYLNAAASAVTEGRNKDVATAADKDGFVEEAE